A genomic segment from Prochlorothrix hollandica PCC 9006 = CALU 1027 encodes:
- a CDS encoding EAL domain-containing protein has protein sequence MAASVSQNTTALAKLNPAANLPPLLLASILDAIQDGVVVVDGQWQYVYVNGKAAAVLGRSAQDLLGQPLGDDFTLVAGQLFLEMCQRTLAEGQPVCLAEYPSTGNRWFETRLYPEPPGLLICFTDVTDRKLAEIVARNNEYRSESLVEAAPVGIFHTNAEGHCLYVNDRWSQITGLSAAEARGSGWLQTLHPEDRDRVFQAWYQAAQANQPFHQEYRFQRADQTVAWVFGQAAAEYDRNGQLQGYIGTITDISDISDRKHRELKLKRKAQQEAALHRVFQAIRNSLDLATIFTTATAETAQLLGGLDCVVVQYFPDRGVWQHIAEFRHPRPGMAGSSLNTIGLEIPDTNNPFAAQLKRLEKVQVNDTQGISDAVNQDVAQKVPGAWLLVPIILDDRVWGSFTIHVSQSPFTWQSSQVALVQAVVNQLEVAIQQASLYQQAQLELAERCRTEAALVASETRFKNLAANIPGAIFNYLLYPDGSTQILYMSPSCLNVWEVDVPTIEDNNQTLADMVYRDDLQPLMASVLASARTLTQWHHEWRIITPSGKLKWLQATGQPQALEDSIVAWDCIILDVSQQKQAELELRHSEERYRLLAENINDLVALHKLDGHYLYVSPSVTMLLGYQPEELLGRDPYDFFHPDDCETILQRSHRKVLTGSSDSVTYRMRHRAGHYIWFETLTRPIISPDGTITQLQTTSRDVTDRIQAQQQLRHEAHHDALTGLPNRHRLLERLTAALQRQASQDHYNFAVLFLDLDRFKVINDSLGHLAGDQLLVVVAYKLQSVLRSVDLVARLGGDEFVILLEDITDLQAVIQAIQRIFTQLQDPFMVAGRNVYITASIGLVWGNSRYNQAEELLRDADLAMYRAKSCGRARYEIFDPEMHRQALEQLHLEHDLRQSLDNQDFVLHYQPIVALDTGCLAGFEALIRWQHPQRGLLQPGIFMETAEETGLITTLDCWALRTACQQLKQWQQQFPHCHHLKVSVNLSAHDLHQPNLLDYVDSVLADVNWLQPCLTLEITESMLIERVEETIELLQDFKKRGIHMSLDDFGTGYASLNYLHRLPLDNLKIDRSFISQMQKGQKNYQIIETILSLSQQLGLHSIAEGIETEEQLHQLRQLGYQFGQGYLFSRPLSAPNLEILLANPSLKLAGF, from the coding sequence ATGGCTGCTAGTGTCTCTCAGAACACAACGGCCTTGGCTAAGCTGAATCCTGCCGCCAACTTACCGCCCCTACTCCTGGCCAGTATTTTGGATGCGATCCAGGATGGGGTGGTGGTGGTGGATGGGCAGTGGCAGTATGTTTATGTTAATGGGAAAGCAGCGGCTGTGTTGGGGCGATCGGCCCAGGACTTACTGGGGCAACCCCTGGGGGATGACTTTACCCTGGTGGCCGGTCAATTGTTTCTAGAGATGTGCCAGCGAACCTTAGCTGAGGGGCAGCCGGTCTGTTTAGCAGAGTATCCCAGCACCGGTAATCGCTGGTTTGAAACCCGTCTTTATCCAGAGCCACCGGGATTGCTAATTTGTTTTACGGATGTTACCGATCGCAAGCTGGCTGAAATTGTGGCCCGTAACAATGAATATCGATCGGAATCCTTGGTGGAAGCAGCCCCCGTCGGTATTTTCCACACCAATGCTGAGGGTCATTGTCTGTATGTCAACGATCGCTGGAGCCAAATCACAGGACTATCCGCAGCCGAAGCCCGAGGGTCGGGATGGCTCCAAACCTTACATCCTGAGGATCGCGATCGGGTGTTTCAAGCTTGGTATCAAGCAGCTCAAGCGAACCAACCCTTTCACCAGGAGTATCGCTTTCAACGGGCTGATCAAACAGTAGCGTGGGTTTTTGGTCAAGCGGCGGCGGAGTATGACCGGAATGGCCAGTTGCAGGGGTATATCGGCACGATTACGGACATTAGCGATATTAGCGATCGTAAACACCGAGAACTCAAGCTCAAGCGTAAGGCCCAGCAAGAAGCAGCCCTCCACCGTGTCTTTCAAGCCATTCGCAATTCCCTGGATCTGGCCACTATTTTCACCACCGCCACCGCTGAAACGGCCCAGCTTTTAGGGGGCTTGGACTGTGTTGTGGTGCAATATTTTCCCGATCGAGGGGTTTGGCAACACATTGCTGAATTTCGCCATCCCCGTCCCGGTATGGCTGGTTCCTCCCTTAATACTATCGGCCTAGAAATTCCCGACACCAATAACCCCTTTGCAGCACAACTCAAACGCCTGGAAAAGGTTCAGGTCAATGATACCCAGGGGATCAGCGATGCTGTTAATCAAGACGTGGCCCAAAAGGTACCTGGTGCCTGGTTACTGGTGCCCATTATCCTCGACGATCGCGTTTGGGGCAGTTTTACAATTCATGTCTCCCAGAGTCCTTTTACCTGGCAGTCTAGTCAAGTGGCATTAGTTCAAGCTGTCGTGAATCAGTTAGAGGTGGCCATTCAACAGGCCAGCTTATATCAGCAAGCTCAACTGGAATTAGCTGAACGTTGTCGCACCGAAGCGGCCTTAGTGGCCAGCGAAACCCGGTTCAAGAATTTAGCCGCTAATATTCCCGGTGCCATTTTTAATTATCTTTTATATCCCGACGGTAGTACCCAGATTTTGTATATGAGTCCCAGTTGTCTCAATGTCTGGGAAGTGGATGTGCCGACCATTGAAGACAATAACCAAACCTTAGCCGACATGGTTTATAGGGATGATCTCCAGCCCTTAATGGCATCGGTATTGGCATCGGCTCGAACCTTAACCCAGTGGCACCATGAGTGGCGAATTATAACACCATCGGGGAAGCTAAAATGGTTGCAAGCCACCGGTCAGCCCCAAGCGTTGGAGGACAGTATTGTGGCCTGGGACTGCATTATTTTAGATGTGAGCCAGCAGAAGCAGGCGGAGCTTGAACTGCGCCATAGTGAAGAGCGTTATCGACTGCTGGCGGAAAATATCAATGACTTAGTGGCATTACACAAACTCGATGGTCACTATCTTTATGTTAGTCCTTCCGTAACGATGCTGCTGGGCTATCAACCGGAAGAACTCCTGGGTAGAGATCCCTATGATTTTTTCCATCCCGATGATTGTGAAACCATTCTCCAGCGCAGTCACCGTAAAGTGCTCACCGGTAGCTCCGATTCTGTCACCTACCGTATGCGACACCGGGCTGGCCATTATATTTGGTTTGAAACCTTAACGCGACCGATCATCAGTCCTGATGGAACCATTACCCAGTTACAAACTACGTCACGGGATGTCACCGATCGCATTCAAGCCCAACAACAACTGCGCCATGAAGCCCACCATGATGCCTTGACAGGTCTCCCCAACCGTCACCGCTTACTTGAACGGCTCACCGCAGCACTCCAGCGCCAAGCTAGTCAGGATCATTATAATTTTGCGGTTCTATTTCTAGACCTCGATCGTTTCAAAGTCATCAATGATAGTTTGGGGCACTTAGCAGGGGATCAACTATTAGTCGTAGTGGCCTATAAGCTACAATCGGTGCTGCGATCGGTGGATCTTGTGGCCCGTTTAGGGGGAGATGAGTTTGTAATTTTGTTGGAGGATATCACTGATCTACAGGCAGTAATTCAGGCAATTCAGCGTATTTTCACCCAACTGCAAGATCCCTTTATGGTTGCAGGTAGGAATGTTTATATCACTGCCAGCATTGGCCTGGTGTGGGGAAATTCTCGCTATAACCAAGCGGAGGAACTATTGCGGGATGCTGATCTTGCCATGTATCGGGCCAAGAGCTGCGGCAGAGCCAGATATGAAATCTTCGACCCGGAGATGCATCGCCAAGCCCTAGAACAGCTTCACCTGGAACATGATTTACGTCAATCTTTGGATAACCAAGACTTTGTGTTACATTACCAGCCGATCGTTGCCCTAGATACCGGCTGTTTAGCAGGATTTGAAGCCTTGATCCGTTGGCAACACCCCCAGCGCGGGTTACTACAACCTGGGATTTTTATGGAAACTGCCGAAGAAACAGGCTTAATTACAACCTTAGACTGTTGGGCACTACGCACGGCCTGCCAGCAGTTGAAGCAATGGCAACAGCAGTTTCCCCACTGTCACCATCTCAAGGTGAGTGTCAACCTTTCAGCCCATGACTTACACCAACCTAACTTGTTGGATTATGTGGATTCTGTCCTGGCTGATGTCAATTGGTTACAGCCCTGTCTAACCTTAGAAATTACCGAAAGTATGCTGATTGAACGGGTTGAGGAGACTATCGAGTTATTGCAGGATTTTAAGAAGCGAGGCATCCACATGAGTTTGGATGACTTTGGTACCGGCTATGCGTCTTTGAATTATTTACACCGCCTTCCCCTGGATAACTTGAAGATCGACCGATCGTTTATTAGTCAGATGCAAAAGGGCCAGAAAAATTATCAAATCATCGAAACAATTCTCAGCTTGAGTCAACAGTTGGGCCTACATTCCATTGCTGAGGGGATTGAAACGGAAGAACAATTACACCAATTACGGCAATTAGGCTATCAGTTTGGTCAAGGCTATCTATTTTCCCGGCCTTTAAGTGCCCCCAACCTGGAGATCTTGTTGGCCAATCCCTCCCTCAAACTCGCTGGTTTTTAA
- a CDS encoding AAA family ATPase, producing the protein MEILSVSLRDFKIHHDRYFEFAPGVNAICGENGAGKTSILEAIAWVLFNSSGDYRKEELRRQGSSSTQVTVRLLSAADGRTYDVQRQSGKSKADSYTIYDPQLNTKVEGIHRLEDAEQWLRQHLGIANGSDLSKLFGDIIGIPQGTFTADFLKKPGDRRKVFDPILQVEEYKQTFQSSLGLEKYAQRAVETTAQALGLVEERLQDWDSLRHQEQQVAQAVAEGEAAVTALTAELDTAQRQWQGWKAQGDALQQIQQTLALLQQQQQQWEQTRSHQAQALDQAQTAADRWHGSRAGFEAYQQLTQSLHVLAGQRSQRDSLRQQGQELGSKQQRLAVQTAQLQAQLAQISQLRQHLTQVEAQIPQQETLETQFQTLQQQLQHHTALATECRGLEQQLAQYQQRQTQIHQNLAPLAELAAIAATLPQLEQDYQASQARRSYGAAAQEFEQQLRHMVNEGRQQWQHHQGEVQEAQTTLDSAAVALPLWSGPLTAVHQTLATGAQLHGNLLESLDQTILVDLAHQGAGGGPGTDRHSQLRQLEQRRQEAQAAQLRVVELETQRSTLGEVEGAIAQLQSRLAELRQGLGAMADLQGHYGQIQQQLTNLGDPRRQAQGIRQQLSQGANIEQQLHQLQAQDADLAAQQAQLTQALVPFADLDHHLATQEHQRSHHEADYVTHLQQESSAHQLPHCRQVLERTEGELTQLAQTLAQTQAQYDAAQGDWDPAQLHRAEETYQRLQAQRGQWLGALPEKRREWERLQGELQQRQQWAAEGDRLTQDLHRKTAIAQFITEARRVYNQSGSRITGFYLDEIRREGDRLFRELMNRQGVALTWTDDYEIQVQEEKGWRGFRTLSGGEQMAAALAVRLALLKVLAELDVAFFDEPTTNMDRDRREQLAEALGNLKTFRQLFIISHDDTFEHLTENVIRVERVVD; encoded by the coding sequence ATGGAAATTCTCTCCGTCAGCCTGCGGGATTTTAAGATTCACCACGATCGCTACTTTGAGTTTGCCCCTGGAGTCAATGCCATCTGTGGGGAAAATGGAGCCGGAAAAACCAGTATTTTAGAGGCGATCGCCTGGGTTTTGTTTAACTCCAGCGGCGACTATCGCAAAGAGGAACTGCGCCGCCAAGGGTCCAGCAGCACCCAAGTGACCGTGCGCCTTCTGTCCGCCGCCGATGGTCGCACCTACGATGTCCAGCGCCAGAGCGGCAAAAGCAAGGCCGACAGCTACACCATTTATGATCCCCAACTCAATACCAAAGTAGAAGGGATTCATCGCTTAGAGGATGCGGAGCAGTGGTTACGGCAGCATTTGGGCATTGCCAATGGCTCCGATCTCAGCAAACTATTTGGCGATATTATTGGCATTCCCCAGGGCACGTTTACCGCTGATTTCCTGAAAAAACCCGGCGATCGCCGTAAAGTCTTTGATCCCATTCTCCAGGTGGAGGAATATAAGCAAACCTTCCAAAGCAGTTTGGGGTTGGAGAAATATGCCCAACGTGCGGTGGAAACCACGGCCCAAGCCTTAGGGCTGGTGGAGGAGCGGTTGCAGGACTGGGACAGCCTCCGCCACCAGGAACAGCAGGTAGCCCAGGCAGTGGCCGAGGGAGAAGCAGCCGTAACGGCCCTGACCGCAGAACTGGACACTGCCCAGCGCCAGTGGCAAGGTTGGAAAGCCCAGGGGGATGCCCTCCAACAGATCCAGCAAACCCTGGCCTTATTGCAGCAGCAGCAACAACAATGGGAGCAGACCCGATCGCACCAAGCCCAAGCCCTAGATCAGGCCCAAACCGCCGCCGATCGCTGGCACGGCAGTCGTGCCGGTTTTGAAGCCTATCAGCAGTTAACCCAGTCTTTGCACGTTTTGGCCGGTCAGCGATCGCAGCGAGACAGTCTTCGGCAACAGGGGCAAGAGTTGGGGAGCAAGCAACAGCGTTTAGCGGTGCAAACTGCCCAACTGCAAGCCCAATTGGCCCAGATCAGCCAACTGCGACAACATTTGACCCAGGTGGAAGCCCAAATCCCCCAGCAGGAAACCCTAGAAACCCAGTTCCAGACCCTGCAACAGCAATTGCAACATCACACTGCCTTGGCGACTGAGTGTCGAGGTTTGGAGCAGCAGTTGGCCCAATACCAGCAACGCCAGACCCAAATTCACCAGAATCTAGCTCCTTTGGCGGAATTAGCTGCCATTGCCGCCACCTTACCCCAGTTAGAACAGGACTATCAGGCTAGCCAAGCCCGCCGGAGTTATGGGGCTGCGGCCCAGGAATTTGAGCAGCAGTTGCGCCACATGGTGAACGAGGGTCGGCAGCAGTGGCAGCACCACCAGGGGGAGGTGCAGGAGGCCCAGACCACTCTGGACTCTGCGGCGGTGGCGTTGCCCCTGTGGAGTGGGCCGTTAACGGCGGTGCATCAGACCCTGGCCACGGGGGCACAACTCCATGGCAACCTGTTGGAGAGCCTAGACCAGACTATTTTGGTGGATTTAGCCCACCAGGGGGCTGGGGGTGGCCCAGGCACGGATCGCCATAGCCAGTTGCGGCAGTTGGAACAGCGGCGACAGGAGGCCCAGGCCGCCCAGTTGCGGGTGGTGGAACTAGAGACCCAGCGATCGACCCTGGGGGAGGTGGAGGGGGCGATCGCCCAACTCCAAAGCCGTCTGGCAGAACTAAGGCAAGGGCTAGGGGCAATGGCTGATCTTCAGGGGCACTATGGTCAAATCCAGCAACAACTCACAAATTTAGGCGATCCTCGCCGTCAAGCCCAGGGTATCCGTCAACAACTGAGCCAGGGGGCGAATATTGAGCAACAGCTTCACCAACTCCAGGCCCAGGACGCGGATCTCGCGGCCCAACAGGCCCAGTTGACCCAAGCCCTGGTGCCTTTTGCCGATCTGGATCACCACCTGGCTACCCAGGAGCACCAGCGCAGCCACCATGAGGCTGATTATGTCACCCATCTCCAACAGGAGTCCTCGGCCCACCAGTTGCCCCACTGCCGTCAGGTCTTGGAGCGTACCGAGGGGGAACTGACCCAACTGGCCCAGACCTTGGCCCAAACCCAGGCCCAGTACGACGCGGCCCAGGGGGATTGGGATCCGGCCCAACTGCACCGAGCGGAAGAAACCTACCAACGGCTCCAGGCCCAGCGGGGGCAATGGCTGGGGGCGCTGCCGGAGAAACGGCGGGAGTGGGAACGGTTGCAGGGGGAGTTGCAGCAACGGCAACAGTGGGCGGCAGAGGGCGATCGCTTGACCCAAGACCTGCACCGCAAAACGGCGATCGCCCAGTTTATCACGGAGGCTCGCCGGGTCTATAACCAGAGTGGTTCCCGCATTACGGGCTTTTATCTCGATGAAATTCGCCGGGAGGGCGATCGTCTGTTTCGGGAACTGATGAACCGCCAAGGGGTGGCCCTCACTTGGACGGATGACTATGAAATTCAGGTGCAGGAGGAGAAGGGGTGGCGGGGATTTCGTACCCTGTCGGGGGGGGAGCAAATGGCCGCAGCCCTGGCGGTGCGTTTGGCGCTGCTGAAGGTGTTGGCGGAACTGGATGTGGCGTTTTTTGATGAACCAACGACGAATATGGATCGCGATCGTCGGGAACAGTTGGCGGAAGCCCTGGGCAATCTCAAAACGTTTCGCCAGTTATTTATCATTAGTCACGATGACACCTTCGAGCATTTAACGGAAAATGTGATTCGGGTGGAGCGGGTGGTGGACTAG
- the hemW gene encoding radical SAM family heme chaperone HemW, whose protein sequence is MSPTAAYVHIPFCHRRCFYCDFPVVVTGDRRHGGNHGPIAAYVALLCQEIRLTPALGSPLQTIFFGGGTPSLLTADQVAQILETLGAQFGLGAGLECSLEVDPKTFSLEQIRGYQQAGVNRFSLGVQAFQDQLLLACGRCHRREDIAAAFAMLQGAGVENWSLDLISGLPHQTLGQWQDSITQALALAPPHLSLYDLILEEPTVFGKRYQPGAAPMPSDEITAQMYRLGQQMLTAAGYDHYEVCNYAKPGFQCRHNRVYWQNHSYYGFGMGAASYLQGHRYSRPRHSQAYGQWVTDLGSGSTPVPWTSVPWTSVPWTSVPWTSSQNPDRETPGDTDLDGLLDTLMLGLRLREGVNLAELEMRFGARVVAVVNECVVPFGDRGWTQVAQDAAGQRWLRLTDPEGFLFSNQVLADLFAQLEQVWSKFGASLDPG, encoded by the coding sequence GTGTCCCCCACCGCCGCCTACGTCCATATTCCCTTTTGTCACCGTCGTTGTTTCTATTGCGATTTTCCCGTTGTGGTTACCGGCGATCGTCGTCACGGCGGCAACCATGGGCCAATTGCTGCCTATGTGGCGCTGTTGTGCCAGGAAATTCGCCTCACCCCGGCCCTCGGTTCCCCGTTACAGACCATCTTTTTTGGCGGGGGAACTCCGTCCCTGTTAACGGCGGATCAGGTGGCCCAAATCCTGGAGACCCTGGGGGCGCAGTTCGGACTAGGGGCAGGGCTGGAATGTTCCCTAGAGGTGGATCCCAAGACCTTTAGCCTGGAGCAGATCCGGGGCTACCAGCAGGCCGGGGTCAACCGCTTTAGTTTGGGGGTGCAAGCCTTTCAGGATCAGTTATTGCTGGCCTGTGGTCGCTGCCACCGTCGGGAAGACATTGCAGCGGCGTTTGCCATGCTCCAGGGGGCGGGGGTGGAGAATTGGAGCCTGGATTTGATATCGGGCCTGCCCCACCAAACCCTAGGGCAGTGGCAGGATTCCATCACCCAAGCCCTGGCCCTGGCACCGCCCCATTTGTCTTTATATGATCTGATCCTGGAAGAGCCGACGGTGTTTGGTAAGCGCTACCAACCGGGCGCTGCCCCGATGCCCTCCGATGAGATCACGGCCCAGATGTATCGCCTCGGCCAACAGATGCTGACGGCAGCGGGCTATGACCATTATGAGGTCTGCAATTATGCCAAACCTGGTTTCCAGTGTCGCCATAATCGGGTTTATTGGCAGAACCACAGCTATTATGGCTTTGGCATGGGGGCTGCTAGCTACCTCCAGGGGCACCGCTACAGTCGCCCCCGCCACAGCCAAGCCTATGGTCAATGGGTGACGGATCTGGGGTCGGGATCGACACCGGTGCCGTGGACTTCGGTGCCGTGGACTTCGGTGCCGTGGACTTCGGTGCCGTGGACTTCTTCCCAAAACCCCGATCGCGAAACCCCTGGGGATACCGATCTTGATGGTTTACTGGACACCCTCATGTTGGGGTTGCGGCTGCGGGAGGGGGTGAATTTGGCAGAACTGGAGATGCGCTTTGGGGCGAGGGTGGTGGCAGTGGTGAATGAGTGTGTGGTGCCGTTTGGCGATCGGGGCTGGACCCAAGTCGCCCAGGACGCGGCGGGACAACGATGGCTGCGGTTAACGGATCCGGAGGGCTTTTTGTTTTCTAATCAAGTCCTAGCGGATTTGTTTGCCCAGTTGGAGCAGGTTTGGAGCAAGTTTGGTGCAAGTCTTGACCCTGGTTGA
- a CDS encoding PIN/TRAM domain-containing protein, whose product MLDLFVILTFILFGIGLGFYGVDFLPISALMEVTNLEGLRSVTAGFGALMFGVIGYAALTLYRRVQQQVRSLPPDIILSRAVGLVIGLLIANLVLAPVLLLPISPEFGFIKPLAAVLSSLMFGVSGVNLADTHGRSLVRLFNPNSLETALVAEGTLKPAVTKVLDTSCIIDGRFQELIETGFLEGQILVPQFVLQELQQVADASNDQKRMRGRRGLDILNQVRESYPNRIIIDAANYEDIATVDAKLIRLAQDINGILLTNDYNLSKVANFQSVSVLNVNSLAQALRPNYLPGDALHLKILKEGKESSQGVGYLDDGTMVVVEEGRPYLGKDLEVVVTGALQTSAGRMIFARPDNSQES is encoded by the coding sequence ATGCTTGACCTGTTCGTCATCCTTACTTTTATCCTCTTCGGGATTGGCCTTGGTTTTTACGGGGTTGATTTCTTGCCGATTTCCGCCCTGATGGAAGTGACCAACCTGGAAGGACTGCGATCGGTCACTGCCGGATTTGGGGCTTTGATGTTCGGCGTAATTGGCTATGCTGCCCTGACCCTCTATCGTCGGGTTCAACAGCAGGTGCGATCGCTGCCCCCCGATATCATCCTCAGCCGCGCCGTTGGTCTCGTCATTGGCTTGCTCATTGCGAACCTGGTGCTGGCCCCCGTGTTGCTGCTGCCCATCTCCCCCGAATTTGGCTTTATCAAACCCCTCGCCGCCGTCCTCAGCAGTTTGATGTTTGGGGTCTCTGGGGTCAACCTGGCAGACACCCATGGCCGCAGCCTAGTGCGCCTGTTCAATCCCAATTCCCTGGAAACTGCCCTGGTGGCAGAGGGCACCCTCAAGCCAGCGGTGACCAAGGTTCTCGACACCAGTTGCATCATCGATGGCCGCTTCCAAGAACTGATCGAAACTGGCTTTTTGGAGGGCCAGATTCTAGTGCCCCAGTTTGTGCTGCAAGAGCTGCAACAGGTGGCCGATGCCTCCAATGATCAAAAACGAATGCGGGGCCGTCGGGGGCTGGATATTCTCAACCAAGTGCGGGAATCCTACCCCAACCGCATCATCATTGATGCCGCCAACTATGAAGACATCGCCACCGTGGATGCCAAGTTGATCCGCCTCGCCCAAGACATTAACGGCATTCTCCTCACCAACGACTACAACCTCAGCAAGGTGGCCAACTTCCAAAGTGTCTCGGTGCTCAATGTCAATAGTTTGGCCCAAGCCCTCCGTCCCAACTATTTGCCGGGGGATGCTCTCCACCTCAAGATCCTCAAAGAAGGGAAAGAAAGTTCCCAGGGGGTGGGCTATCTGGATGATGGCACCATGGTGGTGGTGGAAGAGGGCCGACCCTACCTGGGTAAGGATTTGGAGGTGGTGGTGACGGGGGCGCTGCAAACTTCAGCAGGGCGGATGATTTTCGCACGGCCTGACAACTCCCAGGAGTCCTAG
- the rpsO gene encoding 30S ribosomal protein S15 — translation MSLTQEQKQELINTYQVHETDTGSADLQVALLTERITRLSGHLKTNKKDFASRKGLLKMIGRRKRLLAYINKQDQNRYRALITRLGIRG, via the coding sequence ATGAGTCTGACCCAGGAACAAAAACAGGAGCTAATCAATACCTATCAGGTTCACGAAACTGATACCGGATCTGCGGATTTGCAGGTGGCCTTGCTCACCGAGCGGATTACCCGCCTCAGTGGCCACTTGAAAACCAACAAAAAGGACTTTGCCTCCCGCAAAGGTCTGTTGAAAATGATTGGTCGTCGTAAGCGTTTACTGGCTTACATCAATAAGCAAGACCAAAACCGTTACCGCGCCCTGATTACTCGTCTAGGCATTCGGGGTTAA
- a CDS encoding PAM68 family protein has translation MAQDQSQSKSEADSSDRLPFEPKTNRKKDGKTAPSKPNPEPAKGENSRKKEKGKSKKSEENKIPEVVSKRMLRRIAVFSGLPTALGIITFILSYFVVTQDFLELPNSVVVVGSLGFFGLGTLGISYGVLSASWEEETEGSLIGLTEFQLNLKRFIDSWRTFRQQSRAKRSPED, from the coding sequence ATGGCCCAAGATCAATCCCAGTCAAAAAGCGAGGCAGATTCCAGCGATCGCTTGCCTTTTGAACCCAAAACCAACCGCAAAAAAGACGGCAAGACTGCCCCCAGCAAGCCCAACCCAGAGCCTGCCAAGGGAGAGAATTCCCGGAAAAAAGAGAAAGGTAAATCCAAAAAGTCTGAGGAAAACAAGATTCCAGAAGTAGTGAGTAAGCGGATGCTGCGGCGCATTGCTGTATTTTCTGGATTACCCACGGCTTTGGGAATTATTACTTTTATTCTCAGCTATTTTGTTGTAACCCAAGATTTTCTGGAACTGCCTAATTCTGTAGTGGTGGTGGGCAGTCTTGGATTTTTCGGACTGGGAACCCTGGGCATTAGCTATGGTGTACTTTCTGCCTCTTGGGAAGAGGAAACCGAAGGAAGTTTAATCGGTCTAACGGAATTTCAGTTAAATCTCAAGCGTTTCATTGATTCTTGGCGGACATTCCGGCAACAGTCCAGGGCCAAACGCAGCCCAGAGGATTAG
- a CDS encoding DUF928 domain-containing protein yields MSLFCCRSLGSRSGSRSWGRRSLIPAVVALGLLPDLWNPSAPAVAQTDSPDRPPSLTPSVDRPRPNLTGEQWPGSRRGGTVPDRACFPPASHSGADPEDLALADLVALMPSSNLGQTLEPYPRLFWYLPPTTARYAEFSLYTANANLATDQLLYRTRFRLTGEGGIASLKLSSETGAAPLNPDQPYLWRLKVYCDSDDRTRDPGQLLIDDGRSAGVPSPKRVIQGVVQRLVPSPHLLHQLKDSEADAVQVYLDSALWWDAVAVVAADYCGAVAGGDRPTFDRRWRQLLRTIDLEPLASQPLLTTCPSLDSSP; encoded by the coding sequence ATGTCGTTGTTTTGTTGTCGATCGTTGGGATCCCGATCGGGATCCCGTTCCTGGGGTCGCCGTTCCTTAATCCCCGCTGTGGTGGCCCTGGGACTGCTGCCGGATCTCTGGAATCCCTCGGCTCCTGCTGTGGCCCAAACGGACTCCCCCGATCGCCCCCCCTCCCTCACTCCATCTGTCGATCGTCCTCGCCCCAACCTCACGGGAGAGCAATGGCCGGGATCCCGACGGGGTGGGACTGTGCCCGATCGGGCGTGCTTTCCTCCAGCTAGCCATTCAGGGGCTGACCCTGAAGATCTGGCCTTGGCGGATCTGGTGGCCTTGATGCCCAGCAGCAATCTAGGGCAAACCCTGGAACCCTATCCCCGTCTGTTTTGGTATCTACCCCCCACCACGGCTCGATATGCTGAATTTAGCCTGTATACTGCCAATGCAAACCTTGCGACTGACCAATTGCTGTACCGCACCCGGTTTCGTTTGACCGGAGAGGGGGGCATTGCTAGCCTGAAGTTGTCGTCGGAGACGGGGGCGGCACCCTTGAACCCGGATCAACCCTACCTCTGGCGGCTCAAGGTCTATTGCGATTCCGACGACAGGACCCGCGATCCTGGACAACTGCTGATCGATGATGGGAGATCTGCTGGTGTTCCGTCCCCCAAGCGTGTGATTCAAGGGGTGGTGCAGCGCCTGGTCCCGTCCCCCCATCTGCTGCATCAGCTCAAGGACAGCGAAGCCGATGCGGTGCAGGTGTATTTGGATTCGGCCCTGTGGTGGGATGCGGTGGCGGTGGTGGCGGCGGACTACTGTGGGGCTGTGGCTGGGGGCGATCGTCCCACGTTTGACCGTCGTTGGCGGCAGTTGCTCCGCACCATCGATCTGGAACCCCTCGCCTCTCAGCCCCTCCTAACCACCTGCCCTTCCCTAGATTCATCCCCTTAG
- a CDS encoding CDGSH iron-sulfur domain-containing protein, whose product MAEPTIAAKKPAVLELEAGNYWWCTCGQSANQPFCDGGHKGTDFTPQKFTLEEKKTVALCQCKYTENAPFCDGKHAQL is encoded by the coding sequence ATGGCAGAACCAACGATCGCCGCCAAAAAGCCCGCAGTCTTGGAACTGGAAGCCGGCAACTATTGGTGGTGTACCTGTGGCCAGTCCGCCAACCAGCCCTTCTGTGATGGGGGTCATAAGGGTACGGACTTCACCCCCCAAAAGTTCACCCTAGAAGAAAAGAAGACTGTGGCCCTGTGCCAATGTAAGTACACGGAAAATGCCCCCTTCTGCGACGGCAAACACGCCCAGCTTTAG